The Tenrec ecaudatus isolate mTenEca1 chromosome 12, mTenEca1.hap1, whole genome shotgun sequence genomic interval GGCCCTCACAATTAAAATCTGCCCAATCtaaaaagggggaggaggggggtagcAATAACTCTAAACAGAAAAATGCAGTAAGACTTACTTGATCATATGATCTTTATTATTTACCTAAGAGTGAAGAGCACAACTTAGCAACTTGTGCCATGAGTGCAGGTTATAACTTTCAGTTGCATAGCTTCCTTCCAATCTGACATAGCCAGGGGCTCAAGTCAGTCCCTCCAACAGATCACTGACTCCCCAAGTCCACAGTTTGGCTTTTTCACTTGCTTCGCCCACTTGGTACAGTGTAAGTGCAAGCAAGCACGCCTCTGAGGGCCCTTCAGAGCGCAGAGGTGAACACTTTCTCGTGGAGGAATGCCAGCTTTTCGGAGCGAGTTCGTTTCAATAGCGGGAGCCATTCCCAGTGGGCTAGCTCCACCACACGATATCCGAGTCGAGCCAGCTGCCGCCTCTTCATGTTGTGCAATCCAAGCAGACGCCTGGAGCCATAGCAATACTGGTTCTTATTTGTCAACTGAATAGCCAGCTTCACTCCCATGGcctgcaggtgggtttgggggcaCAAGTCTGCCATCTCTGTGGTCCCCAACCTGTCTGTCGCATTGCAGAGAGAGCCCTCCAAAGGTCTGGTGGCCCTCTTCTCGAACTCTATGTGCTGCTGCCCAGGCTTGGACTCAATTTCCCCCTGGGTATGCTTCCTTGATTTCCCTTTTAGTAACTGCTCCATCAGATTGTCTGTAAGGGTGACTCCCACATGCTTAAGCTGTAAATTGGCTACATCGTGAGTTGATGATGTAGCTTCGCTGTTGAATGGCAAAGGCTTCATGTTTACATCAAGCTGGACCTCCAGGTCTGAAGATCGCGTATGAGGCAAAATCATATGGTGCTTAATGTACTGGGGCCCGCCCAGCAGGGTCTCAAGTACAAAGAGAGCTTCTAGGAACTCTGGCTTAGCGCACATGTCCTTCCTTGCTAAATTCCACAGCATTTCAGACCCCTCTTggcgaaggtgagcatcaagacgGTTGCCTCTGTAGTCTGGACACTCAATGCCCACTGTGCCATCCAGAGTGCAGAGCTCCTTCGTGAGTTCAAACTTACTTCTCTCCTGAGCTAACCTGACAAACCCCGGGCTCAGAGCAAAATCGATGAGCTCCACTGGAAAGTACTCGGAAAACACCAGGCCCAGCAAGCAGGTGAACAGGTGTTCTGGGTACTGGTGAAACTCAGACCGCTTTCTATGAATTTCACTTATCAGGCAGGAATAAAATTCAGCTGTGTTGGGGGGTTTGTAATTCAGAGTTCCAAACGACCACAAGATCTTCGCCACATCCTTACTTCGACAGTGTGCTACCTTAGGCGGCAACGTGGCTGCCACGGCGTTCATTACCCCTTCATCCAGGATCCGCAAGGCCGAGCAGGCCAGCGTCAGGTGCATGACACCCTGAATGCCCATGGAAGGGATGCGCTGTGGGGCAACCTGTCCAAACTGTTTCATGAAATTGGTGTGATCTACGTGGGTAAAGCGGAACATTTTCAGGATGCTCACTAAGGCGGGGCTACTCAGGCGCTGCATGTCGGCACAGGCCAGGTCTCCCAGTTTCCTCATGACAAATTCCGAGAAACTGCTACTTGATTTAAAGAAGCCCAAGCAGATTGCGCCAAGCTCCTCTAAATTGATCAAATCTATGTACTTGAGGATCAGGGACTCCAGTTTTTGCATGAGGTCCTGGGGGCCCTGCCGATTTTCACCTATGATGTATATTAAGTGAATGAGTTGTGGCAAGGAGAGATCGTTCCAGTGAAAATTAAGGtaactgaaaaagatttttaagaACCGAGGCACTCTGTGGCCCAAGTTCCGCCAGAGGTCCGCCACCAAGAGAAGCTGGTCCAGGCTCATGCTCCACACCCGATGGCAAAACTGGGTCTCATACGCATCTAGCGCTGGATGGGAAGGAGGGACTCCGACAGCGACAAAGGCTTCCAAAATACTCATCAGATCCGGGGTATCAAAGAGCTGTACGTTCTTCACACTCAGCTGGCAGAGCAgagcaaagctaggactggacaGCAAAGCCGGATGCTGCTCTGCAGGCAGAGAGCTCAGCCTGCGGAAATAATCAGCCACGAGCTGGGGCTGGAGATGATTTTGGTTGACTGTGATTTCGTGCAAAATCAGTTCACCTTCGGAAACTGAGAGGGGCTGCCCACTTTCAGATGGGCGATAGCTGTGAAGCTGGTACTCCGGTCTCAGCTGCAGGAAAGTGCGGGGGACTCTGAAAGAGTCATAGACTTCCACGTCCTTGCCAACTCTCAGGGCGCTCGGGGAGTCTGGTGGCAACAGGCCGACCTTCGTCTTGTTGAATTCCAAACCCAGGAGGGCTCTGCTGGTTGCCAGGCGCCTCCGAGAAGAGGGCACGCTAAAAATGCTCTCAACTTGTTTAGCCAGGTCTTGTCCCCCAGGTCGCGTGCCACTTCCTAAGTTCCAATAAGCCATACTTTGGGCTGCATTGTAGGCAAAAGGGCCGCCAAATACCTGACATCCTACAGGTCTCAACAGCTTCATAATGGCTGCCATTCAGGCGTCAGTGCTGATCTTTCTGGCAGTCAGAGCACAGTCCTCACAGGGCCGACCAAGCAATTTCTTGTGTGTCTGGTACTTGATTAGAGCTGGGCAGGGAGATGCTCCACAGAAAATGCCTGGAAGTCTTCAGCATGTCACAAGAGCCATGGGTCACAAATGACTGGGCGAGAATTGGTGCCAGATACTGAAAAAAGGGTAGATGAAGAATGAGTGTGTGTCTTCCACCTATCACaacacccaaatgcacacatcATCAGAAACGGAGTAACACTACACTGCTGCCCCCTCAGATCAGCTCAATGCTAGCGAAGGCCCGCACCAAATCCAAGACCGCATATATCGAGCGTAAGCAGCCCAGCGTGAAGAGGCTGGAAACCCCGAAGCAGAAGGCAGTTGTTCCAGGCTGGCACTCTCCCTTGCTCAAGCACGGAGGTCATGATGAGCGAGGTGCTCTGCGAACACTCCACAGGAAGGGAGGAAGTCGGATGTTCATAAAAAAGGCTGGGAACAAAAATCTCTACCTCACTCCATGCCTCCTCGAAACTGATGAACACTTAAAACAAAGCCTAAGAAAGTTTGTAAAGCGCCATAGAAAAGGTACGGTTTGCCTGCGATTAAATCAATGACCCCCACCGGGGCCCTCCCTGTACTCAACAGGACAAAACTTTCAATTACCAAATTCTGTCGCTCTAATGCTGTGAGGCCTGTACCTTTCTAAAAGAGGGCTGCTCTACTCTCCAAGAGGCCGGTCACCAAGTGAAGCAACTGTGGCAGCACAGTCATGCAGTCTGGAAGTATACTCACTCATGTCTACAGGGGGGACAGAGGCTAGGGCCCTGCTCACTGTAAATTCTCATGTGGGAAGCAAAGAGCAAATCGGGGCCCAGGGGTCAGGGAACACTGATTCACAGCACTGCCTGCTGATGTGCTTGTCCCTTGAGAAGGGCCAGCCCCTGACTAGCAAGGCCCAGGGAGACTGTGCTGTCAACCGGAGGCCCAGCCAGGCCTGTGGCTGCAGAACCCACCGTGACAGTTCCTAGGGGTCAAGCACGACTTTCTGAAGTCTGCCGGCCACCGTGGACAGCCGCTTCCTTCCAGAGCCCGAAGCTTAAGAAGCAGGGCAGCACAGGCCAGGCCAGCAGCTTTGTTCGGGGAGCCCCGCTTGCAGGTGGCAGGAGTGTATGCTGTAGCGTCTTTGTGAACCAGAACAGAATTCTTTCACACTAAGATTTGTACAGTGCTTGCTTCTTACCCTGTAGCTGTGGACCACTCTACCCACCAAGcgtcaacctgtgggtccagatATGGGGTCAGCAAACCGAGGTCCAAGTGCCAAGTCAAGCCCTCCACGTTTCTGAGCGTGAACTGTTTCTGGAACACAGTCCTGCCATCGTTGCACATCGTCTGTGGCTGCTCCCCCACAAGAGCAGAGCTGAGGAACTGAGTACAGACGAGGTGCCTGCAAGGCAGAAAAGTGTCTACGATCTGGCCCTTTACAGAGAACGCTACACAGACAGACCATCCGTTCATTGATTCCTATGAACGCAGATGACTAACTTTTTTAATTAGGACAATGTGCTGAGATCATCTTTTCCTTACCACTTTGATCGCTGACGGTGTGCATGCCTCGAAAGAACCACTAGCCCTCTCTGTTGTTCCTACTGCAGTCCAGGGTGTGGGACAAGAGACAGCAGGCAGGAGGAGGGCCAGTTGCTAGACCAGTGCTGTGAAGACTACCTGCTTTGGGAACAAGCTGGGGTTTGGAATTAACTACCTCTGAAAGGTTAAAACGGGGCGAGCTCCAAAGTCCTTTTCCCCGTAACAGTCTAGGGCTCTGTTATCACCATGATGACTATGCACCTTACCCAAAGAACAAAGAGAAGACCTCAAAGACTGCAATCTTCAAGGTCTAGGTgtgacaataccatttacaactgTAAAAGCACAGACAAAAAACGTGCAGTTGCAGTTAGGAATGCGTGTGTACAGAGAGGCATGTTCGAGTAAATGTGCGCACATTTCTGAGGTGTCTATAGGCATATGTACATCCATGTGTATATTTGCTGCATATATGAGGGAGGGGCTTCAGGAAgttctgggaaaattccattgtcttttaatcccACTTTTTCTACAAACTTGTTCAAGCTCCCTCATATATCTACATATACCACAAAGCATATAAAGAACGCAATTACGGAGATTGCCGAGGCACAGGCAAGCAGCTCTCAGGAATATTTTCAGGTTAAAAGTGGGCAATGCAGTCAATGAACACAGCATAGTTCACCAAGACAGTGTTTGGTgagtagtgcctggggtcttagaaGTTTGAGAGCAGCCATCTGTGATACAATCACTGGTCTCTGAATGAAGGAAATCAAAGGCTCACTGAAAAGGCTAATCTATGGGACTAATAGCCCTTAGGAACCACAGCCTTTTCGAACCTGAGACcataagaactagatggtgtctggcaCTGTTGGGACCAAGGATGAAATCCAAGGTTTTagatagaaaggaagaaaatgtatgACAGAACTAAAATTCCCAATAAAGGCCGAACCTACCAGATGGAACATTCGACTAGAAGAACCCTCGTGATCCAGGTACCCTTTGAATGTGGATTTCTACAGACTCTGCAGAAGACATCTATGAGTCATATGCTCCCATAACCCCTGAGCTAAATATGGCCATTATATACAGCCAAATCACCAACATCTACCCCAAAGCAACACAAGGCAAGGAGGAGAAGGGAAGCTAGATCAATGAAAATGGAACAAACAGAATGGAAAGGAGAATGCTAACCCATTGTAAACACTGTAAACAGAGAATAATCTATATACAAACTTTTAAAGGGGAacctaatttgctatgtaaattTGCCCAtaaaacacaatttaaaaaacaacaactaactAATGAGAGGTCAGGGATTAACAAATGTTGCACCACTGCAGAAGGGTAGGGTCAAGGGCAGAAGTCCATGAAGTTAAGAACTAGTCAAGTTAAGTACAAGTGAAGATCTTCAAGTAACTGGGCAGATACACGTTGTTTCATAAAAGGCATTAAGCCAACTGAAAAGAAACGACCAAAGTGAACGCCAGGTTATAGTGCAGAAAATTATTTGATATGGCCCTTCAAagcatagtctttgtaactcacaCCAAATAACTGGCTACACAAATGTGAGGTGCTTGTGGCTCTCTGAGGGATAGCTCACAAATGTAAATAAGGTACACAGCACCCTTTGCAAACCTAATGTGGGGACTGGTCCACCACGTGATCCACTTGGCTTACATAAGCCATGCCAGAAGCGGAAAGGGGGCTCTCATGGCCATGGAGAAAGAAAAGCCCACATTGCTGATTTTTTTGGACCCGAGATTTCTGCACACAATCCTCTTGATCCAAGACACAGAGATGTGTGATCATGGAGATGGTGAAAATGGCAGAGAAGTGGCAGCCACGGACCAAGAGACCAGTGTAAGACAAAGCTGTGGGCTGTTCCCCACCCACGCAGTGAGAACCTGAGTGCCTTCGGCAGGCAGCGTGCTGGCAGAGTGAGAGAGATGCCCCGAGCAACTTTCCAGGGGAGCTGGGCTACTGACCCAAGGAGCTAGGGCTGAGTGCCTCGGGCCAAAGCTTGCTGGTGGAGAGGAGTGTCTCTTGGAACTtaatttaacaaacaaacaaaagcaccaAAAACTTGcctaatctttcagttagcagctcaaagcataaccactaattagcagagctaaaagaactttgtaatactTGCCCCAGGAGGGCAGAGGCCAGACCTAGGGACCAAAGGACAGACTTGTGTGACTCCATAGATGAGAGGGGCTGTCCTGATCTAAGAACTGTATCTAGAGTTGCTTCTGATCCCACATGTAACTTTTTGCTTTTCTAGTAAACCTCATAATTATGAATATTATCTGAGAACGCTATGTGGCCATCGAACCCAGTAGAGAAGTAGAGAGTGCCTGGAAGGGACTGTTGGCTCCAGAATTGGTAACAAATGtttgagggtggaggcatgtctgtaaCTGAATACAAACCTAATCAAAAATTATAATCAAATtactttaaaacagtggttcgaaaccttcctaatggcacaaccctttaatacagttcctcatgttgtggtgactctccAACcataattttcgttgctacttcatcactgttattttgctactgttatgaatcgggagacccctgtgaaagggtcgttcgaccccccaaaggggtcgccacccaacaggttgagaaccgctgctttagaaggTTGAAGGGATAGGAGGAGATAGAGTGGTTATACCAGAGACCTAGACTATGTCCATAATAGGGTAAAAGGATTACACATAAAACAGTAATATCAAGCAATTCACCATGAATATGGTCTTCAGAAATAGACTTGTGAATATCAAATATATAAAAAGTTGGCAGTGAACAAAAATGAAGGCAAGCAAGAGAAGGAACTGATATTGTCACAAGCTCCATAGAACATTTAAACTTTTTTCTTTAACTCTGTACATATCTAATTTGGGCAAAAATTAAATTTATAAAATGCTTGTACTAATAGGAGATAAAGATGatcaataaatagagaaaataactttTAACAATCAAGGAAACTTATTTCTGGTGCAAATAATTCCTACTGTTCATACAACTTCCTTATGGCTGCCCAGccacagaaatgaaagcagaATAAGGAAGCTTAGAGGCAGGTAGAGCCATAATGCAAATGGCAACAGTGGATGCTTTTTCACCAAACAACTCATGGAATAATGACAGAGACATTGCTGTAGACTGAACTGTGTCTTCTCAATTCAGgcttgattctcagtggtttggcagcaaTGTAGTGATGCGATCATCTCTAtgatgtgatcagccaatcagttgtaagattAGAATACCTTCACTTAGGTCACAGTCCACATGCATGTAAGGAGTTCCCCTGGTATGTGGCCTGCATCATACTGTGTTTTAAACGAAGTCAGTGAGCAGAGGCAGAAGGGCTGGAGGAAAAGCACATCTTCTGGACCTACGGTCTCTGCACCAAGAACCTCCAGACCCAGTGGAAGCCTGATACCAAGACAAGTTGATCTCCAACACAGGGTCCTCAGAAGTTAAAAGGAGGTAGGTAAGTACCTTTCTCCAGAGTTGAcaagagaaagccttcccttagagTCAGTGCCCTGAATTCGGATTTTGCAGCTGCAACAACAGGGCCAacacaacaattatgaggataggCAGGACTACATAGTCGGTAGCACTTAACAACAGACAAGCAAACTGTGAGAGAACAGATTTCTGTGTTCAAGTCCTCCGCCTGTGGTATCTGTTACTGCAGCAGCCGATAGATAACTAAGGGGCTATACCTACACCTGCTGTTGTCGGGTACGATTTAGTCAATTCCACTCCATCGGGACCTGTGTGACACTTTAGAACTGTCCTGTAAGGTTTTCATAGTCATGTTTAACTGTTGCACCACCTAAGAGCTCACCTAAAACTAAGAGCCAAACCCAGTGCTGTGAAGTCAGTGCTAACTCACAGCAACGCTGTAGCTGAGTGCAACTATCCCAAGGCTATAAGTCTGTACAGAAGCAAACTGACACCTCTTTTTCCCATCGAGGCAGCtgacgggtttgaactgctgacctatgagTCAAAAATTAGAACAATTCAGAACTATGGAGAAAAATGACAAGTAAGAAAACCAAGAAAAGTACAAAACAGTAGAGCAGTGGAGGAGAAAGGGTCCAGCAAAAGAAAGGAGGTCCAGATGTCCTGggacggggtgggggagggggtgcggaACCCCGCCTAAAGGgagttccaccaccaccactattggGTTGATTCCAGCCGATCCCAGCCCATCACCACCTCACACAGGAGTTCCAGGATGGAAAATCTCGAGGGAagcagacatcctcatctttcttccacggctGATGAGTCTGAACcgctgatcttgctgttagcagcccaacatctagCCATggggctaccagggctccttacatggACTCCATGGAAAGCTAGAAACAGATACTTTGAGAAGCCCAGTGGACAACTTCCGACTCCTCCTCTAAGTCCTGGGATATGTGGCATCACTGCACAAAGCCCTTTTCCTACTTGAAGTGCCCCAGGTCTACTCGCCTCCCCATCTCCACTTCAGGGGCCTTAACAACTCAAAATTGAGCCTTATGACCCCTGAAGCCTGGATGTCCCCTAAAGCAACCCTTACTGCTGAGATTTTACAAGAACAAGAAATCTTACCTTTCCCCCTTCTAGGAGTAGGTCTGCACAAGCCAAATAGCGTCCTTTGATACTGCAGTCTGGAAGTTAGAGGAAGGCCGCCATCCTAACTGTGGATTTAAATACAGGATCCTCAGCATATTGCATTCACTAACTGCTGGATCTCACTTCTCACGGCTCTGTTTGCTAGAAATGTTCAGTCCTCCACCCAAATTGCTACAACTAAATGGATACTCCAAACCCAACCCTTGTCTCAGCAATAATTTGTTGAGCAACCTTgagaattgaaaaacaaaactcagTAACGAACTTGCTCTAGGTTCTGAGGTCACATGCTGAGAGTCTACCAAGCTCTAAAACTCTCGTAGAGACAATAAGAACTTTTAGCTATTAAAGAGAACACTAACTGGGCTAGAATATTCTCTGCTTCCACACTGGGGCAGAGCCTACGAAAGAGGGGtcgactgcatggcagtgggtttggttttttggcgAAGTGATACCAGGCAAGGAAAGCACTGGTGTGAAGGAGCTCAGACATGATAAGGATTGCCCACAGAACTAAGTCACTCCAAAATCAGCTCCACTCTCTCCACTTTGTTATAGCTTCCCTGCTTACAAGAGGGAAAACGGCCTATCATAATCCTCTATTTACCCCAGAGTgtctctggtctagtctgaaggcAAAGGATCCACAGGGTAGTAAATGGAGTCATTCCAGGAGCAAGCAAAAGAAGGCTGGAGCCCCAAACACGGGCCCTGTTGGGTAGCACCTGGCTCCCAGCTCCGCAATATGAAGCCCTAGTCCAGGGTCGGCAAGCCATATGTGGCTTTCAGTCCGTGCATGAgattctgaagtaaaatggggggGAAACATTAAGGATATTATTCTTTGGAAGTGGTAATTTCATCTGTAGAAGCATATGTATGACTctcgaataatttttaaattgtgagggGCAGGACTGGCTCTTCCATCTCCAATGTTTGTGCCCACGGTATAGTATAGACTTTATACTATAATGAGGGGGGCTGATAACGTAGCTggcgtgggggcgggggaggggatgtTCCCAAAGCACCCCGAGTCAGGACGGAAGGGCTGTTTCATGATGTGTGTCATGATTCTTTCCCTGGACAGAAAATAGGGAGAGGGGCGGCAATGCTCCCCTTCGCTAAGCTTGCTTGAACTGAAAACGAAGATGATTTCATGGGTCTGTATTCGTTGTACCATGTCTTGGCCACTCAGAGTGTGGTCTGCGGCCCGGGGGCATCAACCTCATCGGGGAACGGGTCAGAAACGCAGAATCTTGGCCTCAACCCTAAGCCACCGGATCACAATCTTCAGACCCCACGTCATTCGGCTGTACACATGGACGTGGGCAGCGAGGCGCGGCGGAGCGGCTCCAGAGTCTCACAATGGCTCTGTGGGCCAGCTACTGTCATCACCTCCCTCTCACAACTGGAAGCAAGTTTCCGGGAAACTGCGTGCCCACGGTCACAGAACTCGGGAGAGGCGGGACTCTCCGAGGCTCTCCCCAGAGCCGGGCCTTTGAGAGGCTCCCGCACGCCGGACCCCAGAGCGCGGCGCCAGTTCACCGCGCGGGCCGGTCCCGCCTCCGCCAGGAGCTCGGGCCGAGGGCCCGGCGTGCCGCGAGCGCGGCGACAGGCAGCCGCGACCTGCTCCCTGGCCGCCGCCACTCACCTGAGCCAGGCGGGCGCGGGCGCCGCCTCCACGAACCCCAGGTCCTGCAGGCAGTCGCGACACGGCGACTCCTCTTGTCACCACAGGGCCGCAAGCTCCACTTCCGGCCAGCTGCCCACTACTTCCGTCTTCTGCGCGAGCGACGGGTGCCGCCGAGGCTCAAAATAAGTCGGGCCGCGTTTTCCAAGGACGTTGTCTACTTGAGGATGTTATTGGGTGTCCGGGAGCGAGATTCAGACGCACAGAGTCAAAACACCACCGTGGCTGGAAAGCTATTGAACTTATTGGCTACCCGAGTCATAGGTTCGAATCCTCGGGCCGCCACTCAAGGTTATGTGACCGTAAACTCTGACCTAGTTTCTCATCAGGAGAGTAATGTTATTGCATTTATTGTAAAGGTCGATCCATTCTCTCTCAGGAAAGGCATTAGTGGCAGATAGGAAAGCCTGTTTGGGAAAGTTGGATGTGAGGGGCTGGAGCTTGAAGCCAGAGCTATGGAGGATGAGCCAGGGTGTTCCTCCACTACCCTGGGCAGAGCCACCTAGGCCCAAGCTGCAGCTTCCCGACCTGGATCCTCCGTAGGTCACACCCGAGTCAGTATAGACAGCAAGGTCAACAAGAGCCTACTGAGATCTCCTAGAATGCAGCATCCATAAGGATCATATGACAGCACTTTCACTAACCTTTGGGCCTGTGGAAGAAACCGTGGTGGCTCGGTGGGTtgagcattgtgctgctaaccacaatgttggtggttcaaacccaccagctgttccatgagagagaaaaaaatgagactctgttctcataaagctttacaatctctgaaacctaTGGATCAGAAAGGACACCTGGTGGCAAAGGGAGtgatgagttaggctgctaaccgcagagtcagcagttcaaaaccaccaactgctctgtgggagaaagatgaggctttctaatcctggaaggatacagtcttggaaacccacaggggcagttctaccctgacctatagggtcactgtgaggtagcATCCATTCCATGGCTGTGTGTTAGGAGTCAGAATGCATGGCGCTGTCGGTGGCAATGGGTGTTTGGGTTGGAAGGGCAGTAAAGGAGACCTGAGGTACAACTCCATCTAGAGGAACAAAATCAA includes:
- the FASTKD5 gene encoding FAST kinase domain-containing protein 5, mitochondrial, with the protein product MAAIMKLLRPVGCQVFGGPFAYNAAQSMAYWNLGSGTRPGGQDLAKQVESIFSVPSSRRRLATSRALLGLEFNKTKVGLLPPDSPSALRVGKDVEVYDSFRVPRTFLQLRPEYQLHSYRPSESGQPLSVSEGELILHEITVNQNHLQPQLVADYFRRLSSLPAEQHPALLSSPSFALLCQLSVKNVQLFDTPDLMSILEAFVAVGVPPSHPALDAYETQFCHRVWSMSLDQLLLVADLWRNLGHRVPRFLKIFFSYLNFHWNDLSLPQLIHLIYIIGENRQGPQDLMQKLESLILKYIDLINLEELGAICLGFFKSSSSFSEFVMRKLGDLACADMQRLSSPALVSILKMFRFTHVDHTNFMKQFGQVAPQRIPSMGIQGVMHLTLACSALRILDEGVMNAVAATLPPKVAHCRSKDVAKILWSFGTLNYKPPNTAEFYSCLISEIHRKRSEFHQYPEHLFTCLLGLVFSEYFPVELIDFALSPGFVRLAQERSKFELTKELCTLDGTVGIECPDYRGNRLDAHLRQEGSEMLWNLARKDMCAKPEFLEALFVLETLLGGPQYIKHHMILPHTRSSDLEVQLDVNMKPLPFNSEATSSTHDVANLQLKHVGVTLTDNLMEQLLKGKSRKHTQGEIESKPGQQHIEFEKRATRPLEGSLCNATDRLGTTEMADLCPQTHLQAMGVKLAIQLTNKNQYCYGSRRLLGLHNMKRRQLARLGYRVVELAHWEWLPLLKRTRSEKLAFLHEKVFTSAL